In the genome of Ancylomarina subtilis, one region contains:
- a CDS encoding DUF4924 family protein has protein sequence MIIAQEKRKTNLAEYILYMWQIEDLIRAYKFDINLISEAVLKHFNQPEEKQTEIRDWYENLIEMMKIEKIEEKGHLQIIKNNINELFDFHLHLLNNKKDTTYIALFQKSAGHIAEFRSKSQATDENNDIELCLTALYGILLLRLQKKEVSKDTLAAVSSFSEMIATLTAKYKAFEEDKD, from the coding sequence ATGATTATAGCACAAGAAAAAAGAAAGACCAATTTAGCTGAATATATTCTTTACATGTGGCAAATTGAGGACTTGATTAGAGCTTATAAATTTGACATTAACTTGATTTCAGAAGCCGTTCTTAAACATTTCAATCAACCTGAAGAAAAACAAACTGAGATTAGGGACTGGTATGAAAACCTAATCGAGATGATGAAAATTGAAAAGATCGAAGAAAAAGGTCACCTTCAAATCATCAAGAACAATATAAACGAGCTATTCGATTTCCACTTGCACTTACTTAATAACAAAAAGGATACGACCTATATTGCTTTGTTTCAAAAGTCGGCTGGTCATATTGCCGAATTCAGAAGCAAATCGCAAGCAACGGATGAGAATAATGATATCGAACTGTGCCTGACAGCCCTTTATGGTATTCTATTGCTGCGCCTTCAGAAAAAGGAAGTTTCAAAAGATACGCTTGCGGCGGTGAGTTCTTTTAGCGAAATGATAGCGACACTAACAGCTAAATACAAGGCTTTCGAAGAGGATAAAGACTAA
- a CDS encoding DMT family transporter, with the protein MLQDKYKNWLLLLLVSFIWGSPYILREIALKSFTHSQVAAFQVFLSFVLFLPLIFKNFNKLNKENIGPLLLSGIAGNIGPSFFFAKAQTLINSSTAGMLNAMLPSITLILAILLFKSKSNRNMLLGISLGLIGSCIIALTGDSFGSTQIMGVFYVFMAILSVAVSINLISFALLKLNGIEIASLAFLFVGPMAGIFLLTTDLQTAVHSDNFTQSAAMLALLAVLTFFGVIFYNQLIKRSSHVFAASIAYLIPVVALFWGITIGGDQITISQILAICLILVGVNLTHR; encoded by the coding sequence ATGCTACAAGACAAATACAAAAACTGGCTTTTACTCCTATTGGTTTCTTTTATTTGGGGCAGCCCCTATATTCTGAGAGAAATCGCACTTAAAAGTTTCACGCACAGTCAGGTTGCTGCATTTCAGGTTTTCTTATCCTTCGTTTTGTTTCTGCCACTCATATTTAAAAATTTCAATAAACTCAATAAAGAAAATATAGGGCCCTTATTGCTTTCCGGCATAGCCGGAAACATAGGCCCTTCATTCTTCTTTGCCAAGGCTCAAACCCTCATCAATTCATCAACAGCCGGCATGCTCAATGCCATGCTGCCAAGTATCACTCTTATTCTTGCAATTTTACTTTTCAAGAGCAAGTCGAATCGCAATATGCTTTTAGGAATCAGTCTGGGTTTAATAGGATCTTGCATCATAGCCCTTACGGGAGATTCCTTTGGCAGCACACAGATAATGGGCGTATTTTATGTGTTTATGGCGATTCTTTCGGTTGCAGTTAGTATCAATTTAATCAGTTTTGCTTTGCTTAAACTAAACGGTATTGAAATTGCATCACTGGCCTTTCTATTTGTAGGTCCAATGGCTGGTATTTTCCTTTTAACTACCGATTTGCAAACGGCTGTTCATTCTGATAATTTCACACAAAGTGCAGCGATGCTTGCTTTATTAGCTGTTTTAACCTTTTTTGGCGTCATCTTCTATAACCAATTGATAAAACGATCGTCACATGTTTTTGCTGCATCCATAGCCTATCTCATTCCTGTTGTCGCTTTATTTTGGGGCATTACTATTGGAGGTGATCAAATTACCATCAGTCAAATTCTAGCTATTTGCCTCATACTTGTGGGCGTTAATCTGACACATCGATAA